One window from the genome of Pseudomonas frederiksbergensis encodes:
- a CDS encoding sigma-54-dependent transcriptional regulator yields MLDSVIVVDDENSIRTAVEQWLSLSGFRVQLFSRAEDCLAKLPENFPGVILSDVRMPGLGGLELLAEVRRRDPDLPVILLTGHGDVPMAVEAMRDGAYDFLEKPFSPEALLGGLRRALDKRFLVLENRRLHEQADARAKLDATLLGVSRALQNLRRQVLDLATLPVNVLIRGETGSGKELVARCLHDFGPRTSKPFVALNCAAIPEPLFEAELFGHESGAFTGAQGKRIGKLEYADGGTLFLDEIESMPLAQQAKLLRVLQEKKLERLGSNQSINVDLRIIAATKPDLLDEARAGRFREDLAYRLNIAELRLPPLRERREDIPLLFEHFTHSAAERLGRPAAPLNGPQLSHLLSHDWPGNVRELANVAERQVLGLDQLPVLETEPGQSLAAQQEAFEAQCLRAALTRHKGDVKAVLEELQLPRRTFNEKMQRHGLSREMFL; encoded by the coding sequence ATGCTTGATTCGGTCATAGTCGTCGATGACGAGAACAGCATCCGCACGGCGGTCGAGCAATGGCTGAGCCTGTCCGGGTTCCGGGTGCAATTGTTCAGTCGCGCCGAGGATTGCCTGGCGAAGCTGCCGGAAAATTTTCCTGGCGTGATCCTCAGCGACGTGCGCATGCCTGGGCTGGGCGGCCTGGAGTTGCTGGCCGAAGTACGCAGGCGTGATCCGGACCTGCCGGTGATCTTGCTGACCGGTCACGGCGACGTGCCGATGGCCGTGGAGGCCATGCGCGACGGGGCCTATGATTTCCTCGAAAAGCCGTTCAGCCCTGAAGCGTTGCTGGGCGGCTTGCGCCGGGCACTGGACAAGCGTTTCCTGGTCCTGGAAAACCGCCGGCTGCACGAACAGGCCGATGCCCGGGCGAAGCTCGACGCCACCCTGCTCGGCGTCTCCCGTGCATTGCAGAACCTGCGACGCCAGGTGCTGGACCTGGCGACGCTGCCGGTCAACGTGTTGATCCGCGGTGAAACCGGCAGCGGCAAGGAATTGGTTGCCCGTTGCCTGCACGACTTCGGCCCGAGGACGAGCAAGCCCTTCGTGGCACTGAACTGCGCGGCCATCCCCGAACCGCTGTTCGAAGCCGAACTGTTCGGCCATGAAAGCGGCGCCTTCACCGGAGCCCAGGGCAAGCGCATCGGCAAGCTCGAATACGCCGACGGCGGCACGCTGTTCCTCGACGAAATCGAAAGCATGCCCTTGGCCCAGCAGGCCAAGCTGCTGCGCGTGCTGCAGGAAAAGAAACTCGAACGCCTGGGTTCCAACCAGAGCATCAACGTGGACCTGCGCATTATCGCCGCGACCAAGCCCGACTTGCTGGACGAAGCCCGGGCCGGGCGTTTTCGCGAAGACTTGGCCTATCGCCTGAACATCGCCGAGCTGCGCCTGCCACCCTTGCGCGAGCGCCGCGAGGATATTCCGCTGCTGTTCGAGCACTTCACCCACAGCGCCGCCGAACGCCTGGGCCGCCCCGCCGCGCCCTTGAACGGCCCGCAACTGAGCCATCTGCTCAGCCACGACTGGCCGGGCAACGTGCGTGAATTGGCCAACGTCGCCGAGCGCCAGGTGTTGGGCCTGGATCAACTGCCCGTCCTGGAGACGGAGCCGGGCCAGTCCCTCGCAGCCCAGCAGGAAGCCTTCGAAGCCCAATGCCTGCGCGCCGCCCTGACTCGGCACAAAGGCGACGTGAAAGCCGTGCTCGAAGAACTGCAACTGCCACGCCGCACCTTCAATGAAAAGATGCAGCGGCATGGGTTGAGTCGAGAGATGTTTTTGTAA
- a CDS encoding AraC family transcriptional regulator, which yields MSPLDHAHVPLDTYLEQQRAELASIIDRNTCEDGSYATAIGSLHLSRHSQPHRFAPVLAQPALCIMAQGSKQVRLADELFNYDPLHYLVVSVSMPLSGCIADVSPEQPILALRLDIDPAEITALIADAGPLGVPTRPAGRGLYVERLDTPMLDAVLRLTRLLDAPKDIAMLAPLVRREILYRLLRSPQGYRLYEIAIANSQSHRISQAIKWLNGHFEQPLRIDDLAREVNLSVSTLHHRFKAMTAMSPLQYQKQLRLQEARRLMLAEGLEASAAGYRVGYESPSQFSREYSRLFGAPPLRDLARLRMTV from the coding sequence ATGTCGCCACTCGATCACGCCCACGTCCCGCTGGACACGTACCTGGAACAACAGCGCGCCGAACTGGCGTCGATCATCGACCGCAACACCTGCGAGGACGGCAGCTACGCCACGGCCATCGGCTCGCTGCACCTGTCGCGCCACAGCCAGCCGCACAGATTCGCCCCAGTGCTGGCGCAACCCGCCCTGTGCATCATGGCCCAGGGCAGCAAGCAGGTGCGCCTGGCGGACGAATTGTTCAACTACGACCCGCTGCATTACCTGGTGGTCTCGGTCTCGATGCCATTGAGCGGTTGCATCGCCGACGTCTCGCCCGAGCAGCCGATCCTGGCGCTGCGCCTGGACATCGACCCGGCGGAAATCACCGCGCTGATCGCCGATGCCGGTCCCTTGGGCGTGCCGACCCGCCCCGCCGGGCGCGGGCTGTATGTCGAACGCCTGGACACACCCATGCTCGACGCTGTGCTGCGCCTGACGCGCCTGCTCGATGCGCCGAAAGACATCGCCATGCTCGCCCCCCTTGTGCGCCGGGAGATCCTTTACCGCCTGTTGCGCAGCCCGCAGGGCTACCGGCTATATGAAATCGCCATTGCCAACAGTCAGAGCCACCGCATCAGCCAGGCAATCAAATGGCTCAATGGCCATTTCGAACAGCCACTGCGCATCGATGACCTGGCCCGGGAAGTGAACCTCAGCGTCTCGACCTTGCACCATCGGTTCAAGGCCATGACCGCCATGAGCCCATTGCAATACCAGAAGCAACTGCGCCTGCAGGAAGCCCGCCGGCTGATGCTGGCCGAAGGGCTGGAAGCGTCGGCGGCGGGTTATCGGGTGGGTTACGAAAGCCCTTCGCAGTTCAGCCGCGAGTACAGCCGGTTGTTTGGTGCGCCGCCGCTGCGGGATCTGGCACGGTTGCGGATGACTGTTTGA
- a CDS encoding MFS transporter — MDNSNALPIGSAAVPARERTTASRIKSIFSGSVGNMVEWYDWYVYAAFSLYFAKVFFPKGDTTAQLLNTAAIFAVGFLMRPIGGWLMGLYADRAGRKRALMASVYLMCFGSLIIALSPSYETIGVGAPILLVFARLLQGLSVGGEYGTSATYLSEMATKERRGFFSSFQYVTLISGQLIALGVLIVLQQFLTTEQLYAWGWRIPFAIGALCAVVALYLRRGMEETESFTKKEKAKESAMRTLMRHPKELLTVVGLTMGGTLAFYTYTTYMQKYLVNTVGMSISDSTTISAATLFLFMCLQPVIGGLSDKIGRRPILIAFGILGTLFTVPILTTLHTIETWWGAFFLIMAALIIVSGYTSINAVVKAELFPTEIRALGVGLPYALTVSIFGGTAEYIALWFKSIGMETGYYWYVTACIAVSLLVYITMKDTRKHSRIVTD; from the coding sequence ATGGATAACTCCAACGCCCTGCCCATCGGGTCGGCTGCCGTGCCCGCCCGTGAAAGAACCACCGCCAGCCGGATCAAATCGATCTTCAGCGGCTCGGTCGGCAACATGGTCGAGTGGTACGACTGGTACGTCTACGCCGCTTTCTCGTTGTACTTCGCCAAAGTCTTTTTCCCCAAGGGCGACACCACCGCCCAATTGCTCAATACCGCCGCGATCTTCGCCGTCGGCTTCCTGATGCGCCCGATCGGCGGCTGGTTGATGGGCCTGTACGCTGACCGCGCCGGTCGTAAACGTGCGTTGATGGCCTCGGTGTACCTGATGTGCTTCGGCTCGCTGATCATCGCCTTGAGCCCGAGCTACGAAACCATCGGCGTCGGCGCGCCGATCCTGCTGGTGTTCGCCCGCTTGCTCCAGGGCCTGTCGGTGGGTGGCGAGTACGGCACTTCGGCAACCTACCTGAGTGAAATGGCGACCAAGGAACGTCGTGGTTTCTTCTCCAGCTTCCAGTACGTGACGCTGATTTCCGGCCAGCTCATCGCCCTTGGCGTGCTGATCGTGTTGCAACAGTTCCTGACCACTGAACAACTGTATGCCTGGGGCTGGCGCATCCCGTTCGCCATCGGCGCGCTGTGTGCGGTCGTGGCGCTGTACCTGCGTCGCGGCATGGAAGAAACCGAGTCGTTTACCAAGAAGGAAAAAGCCAAGGAAAGCGCCATGCGCACCTTGATGCGCCATCCCAAGGAATTGTTGACCGTGGTCGGCCTGACCATGGGCGGCACGCTGGCGTTCTACACCTACACCACCTACATGCAGAAATACCTGGTGAACACAGTCGGCATGAGCATCTCCGACTCCACTACCATTTCCGCCGCCACGCTGTTCCTGTTCATGTGCCTGCAACCGGTCATCGGTGGGCTGTCGGACAAGATCGGTCGCAGGCCGATCCTGATTGCCTTCGGTATCCTGGGCACGCTGTTCACCGTGCCGATCCTCACCACGCTGCACACCATCGAGACCTGGTGGGGTGCGTTCTTCCTCATCATGGCCGCGCTGATCATCGTCAGCGGCTACACCTCGATCAACGCCGTGGTGAAGGCCGAATTGTTCCCCACCGAAATCCGCGCCCTGGGCGTCGGCCTGCCTTACGCACTGACGGTGTCGATCTTCGGCGGCACCGCTGAATACATCGCGCTGTGGTTCAAGAGCATCGGCATGGAAACCGGCTACTACTGGTACGTGACAGCCTGTATCGCCGTGTCGTTGTTGGTGTACATCACCATGAAAGACACCCGCAAGCATTCGCGGATCGTGACCGACTGA
- a CDS encoding aldehyde dehydrogenase family protein — MNFPTTQDGLYINGEWWAGDQPLRVINPATEALLTTVYGGDEQAVDQALEAATQAFGRWSSTSGAERGALLRRIAVAVRDARGRLMHLQSSNNGKPLFEAAIDVDDVAATFEYYAELAEGLDARQDSPLALPSDDFSARIRREPCGVVGLIVPWNFPMVTTAWKLAPALAAGCCVVLKPSEVTPLPELELASIIAGCGLPDGVFNLVCGTGLAVGAPLASDPRVAKISFTGSNAVGVQVMQRAAETVKGVSLELGGKSSLLVLADADLDLAVELACGGGFFNAGQMCSATSRVLVADELADEFLQRLKARAEAIRVADPFDPDVEMGALVNQAQYQRVLGHIDRGLSAGATLVCGGQRPAHLTRGFFLQPTIFTHVPLDSALWCEEIFGPVLCVRSFSSQAQAIALANDSRFGLVASVVGRDVETAGKVADALQAGLVWINAAQVIFPQTAWGGYKQSSLGRELGPWGLAAFQEIKHVVRAV; from the coding sequence ATGAATTTCCCGACGACGCAAGACGGGCTGTACATCAACGGCGAATGGTGGGCGGGCGATCAACCGTTGCGGGTGATCAACCCGGCGACCGAGGCGCTGCTCACCACTGTTTATGGGGGCGATGAACAGGCCGTCGATCAAGCCTTGGAGGCCGCGACCCAGGCGTTCGGCCGATGGTCAAGCACCTCGGGTGCCGAGCGCGGCGCGTTGCTGCGCCGTATCGCTGTTGCCGTGCGAGATGCTCGTGGACGGCTCATGCACCTGCAATCGAGCAACAACGGTAAACCGCTGTTCGAAGCGGCCATCGATGTCGACGATGTGGCCGCGACCTTCGAGTATTACGCCGAGTTGGCCGAAGGTCTGGACGCTCGGCAGGACAGTCCATTGGCGTTGCCCAGCGACGATTTCAGCGCTCGCATTCGCCGCGAACCCTGCGGTGTGGTCGGCTTGATCGTGCCGTGGAATTTCCCAATGGTCACCACCGCCTGGAAACTTGCCCCGGCGTTGGCGGCCGGCTGCTGCGTGGTGCTCAAGCCTTCGGAAGTCACGCCGTTGCCGGAGCTGGAACTGGCCTCGATCATCGCCGGATGCGGCTTGCCCGACGGCGTGTTCAATCTGGTCTGCGGCACGGGCCTGGCGGTCGGCGCGCCGCTGGCGTCAGACCCGCGCGTGGCGAAGATTTCTTTCACCGGCAGCAACGCGGTTGGGGTGCAAGTGATGCAACGGGCGGCGGAAACGGTGAAGGGCGTGAGCCTGGAGCTGGGTGGGAAATCGTCCTTGCTGGTGCTGGCCGACGCCGACCTGGACCTGGCGGTGGAGCTGGCCTGCGGCGGCGGTTTCTTCAATGCCGGGCAGATGTGTTCAGCCACCAGCCGCGTGCTCGTCGCCGATGAACTGGCCGATGAATTCCTGCAACGGCTCAAGGCGCGCGCCGAGGCGATCCGCGTCGCCGATCCGTTCGACCCGGACGTGGAGATGGGCGCGCTGGTCAACCAGGCGCAATACCAGCGGGTGCTGGGGCACATCGACCGCGGCTTGAGCGCCGGGGCGACGCTGGTGTGCGGTGGCCAGCGCCCCGCGCATCTGACTCGGGGCTTTTTTTTACAGCCGACCATCTTCACCCACGTGCCCCTGGACAGCGCGTTGTGGTGCGAAGAGATCTTCGGGCCGGTGCTGTGCGTACGCAGTTTCAGTTCCCAGGCGCAGGCGATTGCCTTGGCCAACGACAGCCGTTTCGGGTTGGTGGCCAGCGTGGTCGGCCGCGATGTCGAGACGGCTGGGAAGGTCGCCGATGCTTTGCAGGCCGGGCTGGTGTGGATCAACGCTGCGCAGGTGATTTTTCCCCAGACCGCTTGGGGCGGCTACAAGCAGAGCAGTCTTGGCCGTGAATTAGGACCTTGGGGACTGGCGGCGTTCCAGGAAATCAAGCATGTAGTCCGGGCCGTCTGA
- a CDS encoding flavin reductase family protein produces MPDDIHFYEPANGHGLPHDPFNAIVGPRPIGWISSQDAEGRLNLAPYSFFNAFNYVPPIIGFSSVGRKDSLNNIEQTGEFAWNLATRPLAEQMNQSCAMVAPEVNEFELAGLTTAASRVIQVPRVAESPVSFECKVTQIIQLQRADKGLVPSWLILGEVVAVHIAQWLLKDGVYDTAAAEPILRGGGPADYFQLGPEALFRMHRPK; encoded by the coding sequence ATGCCCGACGACATCCATTTCTACGAACCCGCCAACGGCCACGGCTTGCCCCACGACCCGTTCAACGCCATCGTCGGCCCACGGCCAATAGGTTGGATTTCGTCCCAGGATGCCGAAGGCCGCCTGAACCTGGCGCCCTACAGTTTCTTCAACGCCTTCAACTACGTTCCGCCGATCATCGGTTTCTCCAGCGTCGGGCGCAAAGACAGCCTGAACAACATCGAACAGACCGGCGAGTTCGCCTGGAACCTGGCCACGCGCCCCTTGGCCGAGCAAATGAACCAGAGCTGCGCGATGGTCGCGCCAGAGGTCAATGAGTTCGAGTTGGCGGGTTTGACGACCGCGGCTTCGCGAGTGATCCAGGTACCACGCGTGGCCGAGAGCCCGGTGTCCTTCGAGTGCAAGGTCACCCAGATCATTCAGTTGCAGCGGGCGGACAAAGGGCTGGTGCCGAGCTGGCTGATCCTCGGCGAAGTGGTCGCCGTGCATATCGCCCAATGGCTGTTGAAAGACGGGGTCTACGATACCGCCGCCGCCGAACCGATCTTGCGCGGCGGCGGGCCGGCGGATTATTTCCAGTTGGGGCCGGAGGCGTTGTTCAGGATGCACCGCCCAAAGTAA
- a CDS encoding RHS repeat-associated core domain-containing protein: protein MIYDLQGEPLHIDSVDAGWRLILPGLAGAPLLHWDARGNRWRVHHDSQLRPVALDENSDLNVETFTYGDAAQDAGHNLRGQLLEQVDPSGTLRCDSYGLAGLPLRQARTFTDSSVHATERILDAFGAPVSQTDAGGHRQHLRLDVAGQLKAVDLQLKLDAAPQPIMLAAHYNAAGQIERQDTANGVSSRWVHDPVDGRLCTFQAGKPGADLRQDLTYLYDLVGNVVRIDDRTVATVHFANQRVDGHREFTYDSLYRLVGASGFEGQAPHLQPGLPTPIIPIDPGPRFNYSQQYEYDSGNNLTRLRHIRDGNNHTRIMRIDPNSNRGMRWAGGDPNPDFDTLFDAHGNQSFLQAGTPPLAWNSRDQLSRVTMIKRDSGLGDDEETYLYSQGERVGKTHTTITTVQETRYLDGLELHTSNGGEILHVISLELAYGSVRCLHWEAGQPGGIEADQLRYSLDEPHGSCTLELDRHGELISLEFYYPFGGTAWRAGRSLIEVGYKTIRYSGKELDASGLYHFGARYYAPWLQRWISADPAGDVDGLNLYGFVANNPTTYADDGGLMRLLKVETPAQRDMRKAAAKERQLQHNAKLKLSIGVARFTDILKMSTRRAIDAQTQLANHRSGSALFRSSTRRIGSHLAAQGASYGVGIGMGIAGAAFGSVAGPGGTALGAIIGFTVTKAVSIGLDYALENAGIGASVKFKSKKLDPIRIVKKGEYHVMDSLEYVRKKGADLINATASPTKKGLWKLTKEGVNTGTSTALKASATAGGSEISAMVKTAMGAIEIVHEIIGAGRALTEEKIDLADQYINGLINLLNEEMAVVDKLFDDAGLEAINTYVPLEKMVGPSNGITRRGLRRGMEAAIGHLKQTQSMLR from the coding sequence ATGATCTACGATCTCCAGGGCGAGCCGCTGCATATCGACAGTGTCGATGCCGGCTGGCGCTTGATATTACCGGGGCTGGCTGGCGCCCCCCTGCTGCACTGGGACGCGCGCGGCAATCGATGGCGCGTCCATCATGATAGCCAGTTGCGCCCGGTGGCCCTGGACGAGAACAGCGACTTGAATGTCGAAACCTTCACCTATGGCGACGCCGCTCAAGACGCCGGCCACAACTTGCGCGGACAATTGTTGGAACAAGTCGATCCGTCAGGCACGTTGCGTTGCGACAGCTATGGCCTGGCGGGCTTGCCCCTGCGTCAGGCCCGCACGTTTACCGACTCCAGCGTCCATGCGACCGAGCGGATCCTGGATGCCTTCGGCGCACCGGTCAGCCAGACCGATGCAGGTGGTCATCGCCAGCATTTACGCCTGGACGTGGCCGGGCAGCTCAAGGCAGTGGACTTGCAGCTCAAGTTGGATGCCGCACCGCAACCGATCATGCTGGCGGCTCACTACAACGCCGCCGGCCAGATTGAGCGCCAGGACACCGCCAACGGTGTAAGCAGTCGATGGGTCCATGATCCGGTGGACGGTCGGCTGTGCACGTTTCAGGCAGGAAAGCCGGGTGCAGACCTGCGCCAGGACCTGACCTACCTTTACGATCTCGTCGGCAATGTAGTGCGCATTGATGACCGCACCGTCGCCACCGTCCATTTTGCCAACCAACGGGTGGATGGCCATCGCGAATTCACTTACGACTCGCTCTATCGCCTGGTCGGCGCCAGCGGCTTCGAGGGCCAGGCACCGCACCTGCAACCCGGATTGCCCACGCCAATCATTCCCATCGATCCGGGCCCTCGCTTTAACTACTCCCAACAGTATGAATATGACAGCGGCAACAACCTGACCCGTCTACGCCATATTCGCGACGGCAACAACCACACGCGAATCATGCGCATTGATCCCAACAGCAATCGGGGCATGCGCTGGGCAGGCGGCGATCCGAACCCGGATTTCGACACATTGTTCGACGCCCACGGCAACCAATCATTCTTGCAGGCCGGTACGCCACCGCTTGCCTGGAACTCCCGCGACCAACTCAGCCGCGTCACCATGATCAAGCGCGACAGCGGTTTGGGCGACGATGAGGAAACCTACCTCTACAGCCAAGGTGAACGGGTCGGCAAAACCCACACGACGATCACAACGGTCCAGGAAACACGTTATCTGGATGGACTTGAACTACACACGTCCAACGGCGGCGAAATATTGCATGTCATAAGCCTGGAGCTGGCTTACGGCAGTGTTCGCTGCCTGCATTGGGAGGCTGGTCAACCTGGCGGGATCGAGGCTGATCAGTTGCGCTACAGCCTCGATGAGCCCCATGGTTCCTGCACCTTGGAGCTGGACCGCCACGGCGAATTGATTAGCCTCGAATTTTATTACCCCTTCGGCGGCACTGCCTGGCGGGCCGGTCGTTCGCTCATAGAGGTCGGCTACAAGACGATCCGCTATTCGGGCAAGGAATTGGACGCCAGCGGTCTGTACCACTTCGGCGCGCGCTACTACGCACCATGGTTGCAGCGCTGGATCAGTGCCGATCCGGCGGGGGATGTCGACGGCTTGAACCTTTATGGGTTCGTCGCCAATAACCCGACGACTTATGCCGATGATGGCGGGCTGATGCGACTGCTCAAGGTAGAGACGCCAGCGCAGAGAGACATGAGAAAGGCGGCAGCAAAGGAGAGACAGCTTCAACACAACGCAAAACTCAAATTATCCATCGGCGTGGCCCGGTTTACTGACATTCTCAAAATGTCCACGCGCAGAGCTATCGACGCTCAAACACAACTGGCCAACCATCGCTCAGGATCGGCCCTTTTCAGGTCGTCGACGAGGCGTATCGGCAGTCACCTTGCTGCGCAGGGGGCCAGCTATGGCGTGGGTATCGGGATGGGCATTGCAGGGGCGGCGTTCGGCAGTGTGGCGGGCCCAGGTGGCACGGCGTTAGGCGCCATCATTGGCTTCACCGTGACCAAAGCCGTCAGCATTGGCCTGGACTACGCCTTGGAAAATGCAGGAATAGGTGCCTCCGTTAAATTCAAAAGCAAGAAATTGGACCCGATTCGAATTGTGAAAAAGGGGGAATATCACGTGATGGATTCCTTGGAGTATGTCAGAAAAAAAGGCGCTGACCTCATCAACGCCACAGCATCTCCCACAAAAAAGGGCCTATGGAAATTAACCAAGGAAGGCGTCAACACCGGCACGTCTACTGCATTGAAAGCCTCGGCTACCGCAGGCGGCAGCGAAATTTCAGCCATGGTGAAAACGGCAATGGGTGCCATTGAAATAGTTCATGAAATCATTGGGGCGGGTCGCGCGCTCACCGAGGAAAAAATCGACTTGGCGGATCAATACATCAACGGTCTGATCAACCTATTGAACGAAGAGATGGCCGTTGTCGACAAGCTTTTCGATGACGCAGGCCTCGAAGCGATCAACACCTATGTGCCGCTGGAGAAGATGGTGGGCCCTTCGAACGGAATCACCCGCCGAGGCCTTAGAAGAGGGATGGAGGCTGCCATCGGCCATCTGAAACAGACGCAGAGCATGCTCCGGTAG
- a CDS encoding ATP-binding protein, giving the protein MPAMSRPLRLSLAIVLILAGAAVAATLALRHAERTALEEDASRASQQLALYANSLHTLIERYRALPAVLALDPQLRDALKGPVSPAQQDVLNRKLEKINGAAQSSTLELLDHTGLAVAASNWKLPSSYVGHNYGFRPYFLQTRTQGTGRFYAVGVTSGIPGYFLSSAVTDDNGQFLGAMVVKLEFPELEREWRQGSDTLLVSDARGIIFIANRPGWRYRHLQPLTDNDRAELQATRQYDKQPLQPLAFDPLRRFDENSHLTRVEAPDGPQEYLWESLALTSEGWTLHLLRRPQIAFEDLRNAGLAAAGLWLALVFLLLFLNQRWRLAKLRQRSRQELERLVDERTRELRTAQDGLVQSAKLAALGQMSAALAHEINQPLTAQRMQLATLRLLLDHGRIDDAYKALKPVDDMLTRMAALTGHLKTFARKSPSGLRERLDLAAVVDQALQLLETRLRDENVSTVLHLARPAWVRGDAIRLEQVLINLLRNALDAMLEQPLKRLEVRLQADEQLWRLTVSDSGTGIAEEHLAQVFDPFFTTKAVGDGLGLGLAVSFAIIHESGGRLTADNHENGAVLCVTLPIDQEAQLHA; this is encoded by the coding sequence ATGCCAGCAATGTCACGCCCCTTGCGCCTGTCTCTTGCCATCGTCCTGATACTTGCTGGCGCAGCCGTTGCCGCCACCCTCGCCCTGCGCCACGCCGAACGTACGGCCCTGGAGGAAGACGCCAGCCGCGCGAGCCAGCAACTGGCGCTGTACGCCAATTCGTTGCACACCCTGATCGAACGCTACCGCGCCCTGCCCGCCGTGCTGGCGCTGGACCCGCAGCTGCGTGACGCCCTCAAGGGACCGGTCAGCCCAGCGCAGCAGGATGTCTTGAACCGCAAGCTGGAAAAGATCAACGGCGCCGCGCAGTCCTCGACGTTGGAGTTGCTGGACCACACAGGCCTGGCCGTAGCGGCGAGCAACTGGAAGTTGCCCAGCAGCTATGTCGGGCACAATTATGGTTTCCGTCCCTATTTCCTCCAGACCCGCACCCAGGGCACCGGGCGGTTTTATGCGGTGGGCGTAACCAGCGGCATCCCCGGCTATTTTTTGTCCAGTGCGGTGACCGACGACAATGGCCAGTTCCTTGGCGCCATGGTAGTTAAGCTGGAGTTCCCGGAGCTGGAGCGCGAATGGCGCCAGGGCAGCGACACGCTGTTGGTCAGCGATGCGCGGGGGATCATTTTCATCGCCAATCGGCCCGGCTGGCGCTACCGCCATCTACAGCCCTTGACCGACAACGATCGCGCCGAACTCCAGGCCACGCGCCAATACGACAAGCAACCGTTACAACCCTTGGCCTTCGATCCGCTGCGGCGCTTTGACGAAAACAGTCATCTGACCCGGGTCGAGGCACCCGATGGCCCGCAGGAATATCTCTGGGAGTCCCTGGCGTTGACGAGCGAAGGCTGGACGCTCCACTTGCTGCGCCGTCCACAGATCGCCTTCGAAGACCTGCGCAACGCCGGGCTCGCCGCCGCCGGGTTGTGGCTGGCCCTGGTGTTCCTGCTGTTGTTTCTCAACCAGCGCTGGCGCCTGGCAAAACTGCGCCAGCGCAGCCGCCAGGAACTCGAACGCCTGGTGGACGAACGCACCCGTGAACTGCGCACCGCCCAGGACGGCCTGGTGCAATCGGCCAAGCTGGCGGCGTTGGGGCAGATGTCGGCGGCGCTGGCCCATGAGATCAACCAGCCCTTGACTGCCCAGCGCATGCAATTGGCGACCCTGCGCCTGCTGCTCGATCACGGCCGGATCGACGATGCGTACAAGGCCCTCAAGCCGGTGGACGATATGCTGACGCGCATGGCCGCCCTCACCGGCCACCTGAAGACCTTCGCGCGCAAAAGCCCCAGCGGTCTGCGCGAACGCCTCGACCTCGCGGCGGTGGTGGACCAGGCGCTGCAACTGCTGGAGACGCGCCTGCGGGACGAAAACGTCAGCACCGTCTTGCACCTGGCCCGTCCGGCATGGGTCCGCGGCGACGCCATCCGCCTCGAACAGGTGTTGATCAATCTCCTGCGCAACGCCCTCGACGCCATGCTCGAACAGCCGCTCAAGCGCCTTGAAGTGCGCCTGCAGGCCGATGAACAATTGTGGCGCCTGACCGTCAGCGACAGCGGCACCGGAATCGCCGAAGAACATCTGGCGCAAGTGTTCGACCCCTTCTTCACCACCAAGGCGGTGGGCGATGGCCTCGGCCTCGGCCTGGCGGTTTCCTTTGCAATCATCCATGAATCCGGCGGACGGCTGACGGCGGACAACCATGAAAACGGTGCGGTATTGTGCGTGACCTTGCCCATCGATCAGGAGGCGCAACTGCATGCTTGA
- a CDS encoding heme utilization protein gives MKTKLIIALTLSVLAANTFAADGFDRTSSAIAADGYERTGAATLAADGFDRTNGATVAEDGFDRTNGNTVAEDGFDRTNGNTVAEDGFDRTNGNTVAEDGFDRTNGNTVAEDGFDRTNGNTVAEDGFDRTNGAAIS, from the coding sequence ATGAAAACCAAACTGATCATCGCCCTGACCCTCTCCGTACTGGCCGCCAACACCTTCGCCGCCGACGGTTTCGACCGCACCAGCTCGGCCATCGCCGCCGATGGTTATGAGCGCACCGGCGCTGCCACCCTCGCCGCTGATGGTTTCGATCGCACTAACGGCGCTACCGTCGCTGAAGATGGCTTCGACCGCACCAACGGCAACACCGTCGCTGAAGATGGCTTCGACCGCACCAACGGCAACACCGTCGCTGAAGATGGCTTCGATCGTACCAACGGCAACACCGTCGCTGAAGATGGCTTCGACCGCACCAACGGCAACACCGTCGCTGAAGATGGCTTCGATCGCACCAACGGCAACACCGTCGCTGAAGATGGCTTCGATCGTACCAACGGCGCCGCCATCAGCTAA
- a CDS encoding putative quinol monooxygenase, with protein sequence MTTQIPVSHMAFVRARAGCSKPLGARLSTLIVPSRQAPGCLHFALQQSQCDADLWLVSGLWANQQAMDAYFNSPAMAIFAELVQDLVVSSLDFHTFREVSALQATEGCMAKVHKLAG encoded by the coding sequence ATGACTACACAGATCCCCGTCAGCCACATGGCTTTTGTCCGGGCCCGCGCCGGTTGCTCCAAGCCATTGGGGGCACGCCTCAGCACCCTGATAGTGCCCTCGCGCCAGGCGCCCGGTTGCCTGCACTTTGCCTTGCAGCAATCGCAGTGCGACGCCGATCTGTGGCTGGTGTCCGGGCTGTGGGCCAACCAGCAGGCGATGGACGCTTATTTCAACTCACCGGCCATGGCGATCTTTGCCGAGCTTGTACAGGACCTGGTGGTGAGTAGCCTGGATTTTCACACCTTTAGAGAAGTGTCTGCCCTCCAGGCGACCGAAGGGTGCATGGCGAAGGTACACAAACTGGCCGGTTGA